The proteins below come from a single Stomoxys calcitrans chromosome 1, idStoCalc2.1, whole genome shotgun sequence genomic window:
- the LOC106090912 gene encoding adrenodoxin-like protein 2, mitochondrial, translating into MALRNVLKCTNSLIRRQLMVTSKSQINEQTRNFTLGATLKQDVKITFIRASGERIQTKGKVGDSLLDVVVNNDIDLDGFGACEGTLTCSTCHLIFKPADYNKLPDKPSDEELDMLDLAYDLTDTSRLGCQITLTKDMDGLEVHVPATINDARAA; encoded by the exons ATGGCTTTGCGAAATGTTTTAAAGTGTACCAATTCGTTAATTCGTCGTCAATTGATGGTGACATCAAAATCCCAAATTAATGAACAAACGCGCAATTTTACATTAGGGGCAACATTAAAGCAAGA CGTAAAGATCACATTCATAAGGGCCAGTGGTGAAAGAATCCAGACGAAAGGCAAGGTTGGGGATTCCCTGTTGGATGTTGTGGTAAATAATGACATAGACTTGGATGGCTTTGGTGCTTGTGAGGGTACCCTGACGTGTTCAACATgtcatttgatattcaaaccAGCCGATTATAATAAATTGCCCGATAAGCCCAGTGACGAGGAATTGGATATGTTAGATTTAGCCTATGATCTGACAGACACCTCACGCCTGGGCTGCCAAATCACATTAACGAAAGATATGGATGGTTTAGAGGTACATGTTCCTGCTACCATCAATGATGCCCGTGCTGCGTAa
- the LOC106090910 gene encoding cuticlin-4, protein MGQPHRRSNWLALFCLVITLKNAYCEGPHIDSASLPLEHRSVYGPPPPSPVYGSPQTALAASPSNDISDDAWPLGGTNDSPQIKHLQVQCEKTHMRVNIEFDRPFYGMIFSKGFYSDPHCVHLKPGTGHLSATFEIFLNSCGMTSSANHNAAGYGAPTPSGSYVENTIIIQYDPYVQEVWDQARKLRCTWYDFYEKAVTFRPFQVDMLHAVTANFLGDNLQCWMQIQVGKGPWASEVSGIVKIGQTMTMVLAIKDDENKFDMLVRNCVAHDGKRAPIQLVDQNGCVVRPKIMSKFQKIKNFGPSASVVSFAYFQAFKFPDSMNVHFQCVIQVCRYNCPEPKCGPSLAGGEYGVPQIGGNGLSSEYGPPEPYERGDFGLGGLPPAAYPDPRHPASDTTGAYSENQPDVVPSPQAQTAGVSDSGPSSSQAAPVQNTNDLHMPPPPLPGQPGQYSTVKRKDDIEGGNLVSLGGRPRSVEGLDDLRGVRRRRDTIDIVVKPRIYKRDAQEMTDVNTSRIIQVVAPGDVNFALNSNANNETVVIQSARNADPETICMSVPSFVGGLVMLLLVLAVASLVAAFLFVRVRHFDRKGAPMGYHN, encoded by the coding sequence AATGCTTACTGCGAAGGACCCCACATAGACTCAGCATCCCTGCCGCTTgaacacagatcggtttatggaccACCACCACCCTCACCAGTTTATGGTTCACCACAGACAGCTTTGGCAGCCAGCCCCAGCAATGATATATCCGATGATGCCTGGCCCCTGGGCGGCACAAACGACAGTCCTCAGATCAAACATCTGCAGGTGCAGTGCGAAAAGACTCATATGCGTGTCAACATCGAGTTCGATCGTCCCTTCTATGGCATGATTTTCTCAAAGGGATTCTACAGCGATCCCCATTGTGTGCATTTGAAACCTGGTACCGGACACTTGAGTGCCACATTTGAGATATTCCTTAATAGTTGTGGCATGACAAGTTCGGCAAATCACAATGCTGCAGGATATGGAGCTCCCACGCCTTCGGGCAGTTATGTAGAGAACACCATCATCATTCAATATGATCCATATGTTCAGGAGGTATGGGATCAGGCTAGAAAACTGCGTTGCACCTGGTATGATTTCTATGAGAAGGCTGTGACTTTCCGCCCCTTCCAAGTTGATATGCTGCATGCCGTGACTGCCAATTTCCTGGGAGACAATCTACAATGCTGGATGCAAATACAAGTGGGCAAGGGTCCTTGGGCTTCGGAAGTTTCGGGTATTGTGAAGATAGGTCAAACCATGACCATGGTCTTGGCCATCAAGGATGATGAGAACAAATTCGATATGTTGGTGCGCAATTGTGTGGCGCATGATGGCAAACGTGCCCCCATACAGCTGGTCGATCAAAATGGCTGTGTAGTAAGACCAAAGATTATGAGTAAATTCCAGAAGATTAAGAACTTTGGACCTTCGGCTTCGGTTGTTAGTTTTGCCTATTTCCAGGCCTTCAAGTTCCCCGACTCCATGAATGTCCACTTCCAATGTGTCATACAGGTGTGCCGCTACAATTGTCCCGAACCTAAGTGTGGACCCAGTTTGGCCGGCGGTGAATATGGTGTGCCTCAAATCGGCGGCAATGGTCTATCCTCTGAATATGGCCCCCCTGAACCTTATGAGCGTGGAGATTTCGGTCTTGGTGGTTTGCCCCCAGCAGCTTATCCTGATCCCAGACACCCTGCcagtgataccacaggagccTATTCGGAAAATCAACCCGATGTGGTGCCCTCACCACAAGCCCAAACTGCTGGTGTCTCAGATTCAGGTCCCTCTAGCTCACAGGCAGCTCCAGTCCAAAATACCAATGACTTGCACATGCCACCACCCCCATTGCCTGGTCAGCCCGGCCAGTACAGCACAGTTAAACGCAAAGATGACATTGAAGGCGGTAATTTGGTCTCCCTGGGAGGACGTCCTCGCTCTGTTGAGGGTCTCGATGATTTGCGTGGTGTACGCAGGCGCCGTGATACCATTGATATCGTTGTTAAACCCAGAATCTACAAACGTGATGCCCAAGAGATGACCGATGTCAATACCAGTCGCATCATTCAGGTTGTGGCTCCCGGCGATGTAAACTTTGCCCTCAATAGCAATGCCAACAATGAGACGGTGGTGATACAATCAGCCCGCAATGCTGATCCCGAAACGATTTGCATGTCCGTGCCCAGTTTTGTGGGTGGCCTCGTtatgcttttgcttgttttggcTGTTGCCTCCCTAGTCGCCGCTTTCCTCTTTGTACGTGTCCGGCATTTCGATCGTAAAGGAGCCCCCATGGGTTATCACAATTAG
- the LOC106090913 gene encoding uncharacterized protein LOC106090913, whose product MEKLWNDFELKKPPILTIPSTHTKFIADLHGLIETFYSKHNRHEEEFNETAALLGRLMARRKNSFSKMKGFKDICKLNAALCRLLRLDFKRDLDGFRSTLPDVIYEENTVVHLPTRDTYEFLLARLLAVCELHKRIVQCSIEAGEYFGAQLRIQFFFEINTLLLAVIAKIHNLNIKLGNLSIHFYNHLQQYRSQLPLNKKSKFQQISESLPTSLAIIETREALMQKNPAIKTSNSETQQALEQSVEDLILQEEKIKSTPVKAKHLKKTDMGKMVERSSKENKSFDFNKLSTTEDIQKFITKETKSRANNLSSCLTKQVLSHEWAGATKLFERKIQNGEEKKAINIFKKFISSKL is encoded by the exons aTGGAAAAGCTATGGAATGATTTTGAGTTGAAGAAACCTCCAATTTTAACTATTCCTTCAACACATACTAAGTTCA TTGCAGATCTTCATGGACTTATCGAAACCTTTTACAGCAAACACAACAGACATGAAGAGGAATTTAATGAAACTGCCGCTTTATTGGGAAGACTTATGGCTAGACGCAAGAATTCATTTAGCAAGATGAAAGGCTTTAAAGATATTTGTAAACTAAATGCGGCGTTGTGTCGTCTTCTTAGATTGGACTTTAAAAGAGACCTAGATGGCTTTCGGTCTACACTTCCCGATGTTATCTATGAGGAAAATACTGTTGTACACCTTCCTACTCGCGATACATATGAGTTTCTATTAGCGCGCTTACTGGCTGTTTGTGAACTTCATAAACGTATAGTGCAATGCAGCATTGAAGCAGGAGAATATTTTGGGGCTCAACTGAGGATACAGTTTTTCTTTGAGATCAATACTTTGCTCTTAGCAGTTATAGCCAAAATACATAATCTTAACATAAAATTGGGAAACTTATCCATACATTTCTATAATCATCTGCAACAATATCGCTCGCAATTGCCGCtgaataaaaaatcaaaattccaaCAAATTTCTGAATCCTTGCCAACTAGTTTGGCCATAATTGAAACCAGAGAAGCTTTAATGCAGAAAAATCCCGCCATAAAAACTTCCAACAGTGAAACACAACAGGCTCTTGAGCAGTCTGTGGAAGACTTAATACTGCaagaggaaaaaattaaaagcacTCCAGTTAAAGCGAAACATTTGAAAAAGACTGATATGGGTAAAATGGTTGAGCGGTCCTCTAAAGAAAATAAATCCTTTGATTTTAACAAATTATCAACAACTGAAGatatacaaaaatttataacaaaagaaACTAAAAGTAGAGCCAACAACCTATCCTCATGCCTAACTAAGCAAGTATTAAGTCATGAATGGGCTGGAGCAACAAAACTATTTGAACGCAAAATTCAAAATGGAGAAGAAAAGAAagcaataaatattttcaaaaaatttataagtTCAAAGTTgtga